ATCTTAAGAGTCGTAATACAATCTGGGATATTCTAGGTTTAGCTTCAGCTGAAATAGGTGTGGTCTTTACAACTATAGTTTTAATCACTGGACCTATTTGGGCTCGACCGATTTGGAATGCTTGGTGGACTTGGGACCCTAGATTGACTACTACTTTAATTCTGTGGTTCATTTATATTGCATATATCATAATTCGAGCGTCGGCTGATGAAAGTGAAAAGAAGGCTCGGTTTGCGGCTGTCTTTGGTATAGTTGGTTTTATTGATGTACCTATTGTGTTTATGTCTATTAGGTGGTGGAGAACGATTCATCCTCAAGTATTAGAAGGTGGAAGTATGAATTTAGCCCCACCAATGCTACATACTTTATTAGTCAGTATCGCAGCTTTTACTTTGCTTTATTTTTACTTGTTGGCTAGAAGAATTAAAGTAGAAATATTAGGGAATAAAGTTAAAGAAATGAAAGATAACTTACGTGGTTATCAATATAACTAAAGAATAAGAGAGATTTTTTAATAGGGAGGCTGTTAAGATGGATAAGCTAAATTATCTGTTTGCTGGCTATTTAATAATTTGGATCATTATCTTTGGGTACACTATGCTTATTGGTAGAAAACAGAAGAATTTAGAAGAAGAAGTTGAGTTTATGAAGAAGAATATAGAAAAAATGAATTAAAATTATAGTGAGAGGTGAAAATAATATGGATAAACAGAAGATAATAATTTTAGTTTTAGCTGTTGTTTTATTGGCTGGTTTAATTGCTACTAAACAATCAAGTTGGACTCCTGGTAAGAAACAAGGTGTTCCTATGGAAGAAGTGGTAAGTAATAGTGGAGGTAATCAACAAGGGGATAATAAACAAGATAAGAATCAAAAGGATCAACAAGATAATCCTCATGCAGGAGATAATACAGATACAGAAAAATCACCACATGAACAAATATCAGCCAAAATTGAGACTAATGAGGCTGGTTTTCCTAAAAATATTGGTGGGTTAAAATTAGTAAAGTTCTTATCAGGCCAAAATGCTATTAAAAGCATAGAAGATTTACATGGAACTACTATCGATGTAACAAATGGATATGTAGCAACTTATGGTGAAGGAGATCATATGGTCGAAATTTGGGTCTCTGAAGCTAAGAGTGTAGAAGCAGCTACAAAGCAAATTGAGGTAATGACAGAAAAAATCACAAATAATAGTGATGTCTTTATGCAACCAAGTGCCTTTCAAATTAGTGGTATTAAGTTCTTTCAGACTAAAGGTATGGGGATGAATAATTACTATTATCAAAAAGGTAAGAAAGCCTATTGGATTTCAGTTAAAGGAGTCAAAGAAGCTGAAGTGATGGGGTTAATCTTTAGGGTTTTATAGATAAATATTTGAATTTAAAGTCCAATAGAGTGGATAGCTCTTTTGGACTTTTTTTATGTGGTAAATGAGGGGGAAGAGAGATGGATAAAGTAGACTTACATACTCACACCTGTTACAGTGCTGATGGTGAGATTAGACCGAGAGAAATAGTAAGTATGGCTAAAAAGAAAGGTTTAAAAGCTATTGCTATTACAGACCATGATACTGTAGATGGGTTAGAGGAAGCGTTACAAACAGGAGAAGAGGAAGAGATTGAAGTTATTCCAGGAATAGAGTTTGATACTAAATATAAAGAAGAAAATCTTCATATATTAGGGTATTATTTAGATTGGCATGATAATAGACTAATAGAGATTACTAAAAATATTAGAGATAAACAATATCAGCAGGCTAAAGAGAGAGTAAAACTTCTGCAGGAGATGGATTTTGCGATTAATTGGGAAGATGTAGAAGAAGAAGCTAATATAATTCCTGTTGGTGGAATTATAGCTAAGGTTCTTTTAAATAATGGTTTAAATGATAAGGATCCTAGATTAGAACCTTATTATAATGGTCAAAGAAGTGACCAACCATACTTTAATTTTTATTTAGATTATTTTTTGCCTGGGAAGCCGGCTTCTGTACCTGCTAATATGCCTGATTCTCGTGATATAATTGCTTTAATTAAAGAATTAAATGGTATTGCAGTTTTAGCACATCCAGGTTCAGCTATAAACTTAGATGATAATGAAGAAATTTTATATGAATTAATTGATAGTGGTTTAGATGGAATGGAAGCTTATAGTACATATCATTCAATTAAAGAAAATGAGGAGTTTGCAAAGTGGGCAGCTAATCATCAGATGTTGATAACTGCTGGTAGTGATTTTCATGGACATCTAAAGCCTGATATTGAATTAGGAGGTATAGAGAAGAATAATTATAGTATAGTTGAGGAGATGAAAAGTAAGTTTTTAGCATAATTAAATGAGGGTAATTATAAAGGAATATCAATAATAATAGAGAAAAATAGTAGTGAAGGGAGTAATTTACTAATGGGATTAAATCGAAAATTCACTACTATTTTTTCGTTATTGGGTTCTTTATTATTAATTTTAGGGATAATTATATTATTGCCTATAGTACTAGTCTTCTTTTATCAGGAAGGCTCTTTATTATATAAATCATTTTTAATACCAGCATTAATTTCTCTTTCATTGGGAGTTATATTAATTCAAGTTAGTCAAGGAGAAAAGAGATTAGATTTAACTACTAGTATGGTAGTTTGTGGTTTAGGATGGATTCTGTCTTCAGCTATAGGGGCATTACCTTTTCAAATTAGTTTAAATAAAAGTTTTATAGATGCTTATTTTGAAGCGGTTAGTGGATTTACTACTACAGGTATTACTCTTTTTCAAGGATTAGAGAATATGCCTAAGTCAATAATATTTTGGCGTAGTTTAATTCAATGGTTAGGTGGATTAGGGATTATTACTTTCTTTTTAGTTGTTACATTTCGAAGTGAAGGTGGAGTATGGCAGTTATTTACTGCTGAAAGTCATAAGATTAGTACATCTCGACCAGTACCTAATGTACTTAAGACGATTAAGATATTATGGATGATTTATATTGGTTTTACAGTTTTAGAGATTCTTTTATTAATATTATTTCAGGTGTCAGTCTATGATGCAGTTATTCATAGTTTGACTACATTATCTACAGGAGGATTCTCGAATTATGATAGTAGTATTGGTCATTTTCAACAAATAGGTCATCCATTTTATAAAGTAATTGAATATATTATTATCTTTTTCATGATA
This region of Selenihalanaerobacter shriftii genomic DNA includes:
- a CDS encoding TrkH family potassium uptake protein, with protein sequence MGLNRKFTTIFSLLGSLLLILGIIILLPIVLVFFYQEGSLLYKSFLIPALISLSLGVILIQVSQGEKRLDLTTSMVVCGLGWILSSAIGALPFQISLNKSFIDAYFEAVSGFTTTGITLFQGLENMPKSIIFWRSLIQWLGGLGIITFFLVVTFRSEGGVWQLFTAESHKISTSRPVPNVLKTIKILWMIYIGFTVLEILLLILFQVSVYDAVIHSLTTLSTGGFSNYDSSIGHFQQIGHPFYKVIEYIIIFFMILGGVNFLVHFKVLTGNIKEMFTNVELKHFWGIIIGSVSLILLGRIMVNGGLELAQLESDFRTTLFQVVSVITTTGYGTQSIGSAFFPAVAKQLFLFLMLVGGCVGSTSGGLKVIRIAILNKLFTREIKKIYLPKRAVLPVKLNKKIINDEEIMKIGALFFGWLALILIGGGVTALFSDLSAFQSISGMFSAVGNIGPFYFSVAKMASLSPVIKLTYILGMLAGRLEILPIFILFTKQAWK
- a CDS encoding PHP domain-containing protein, producing MDKVDLHTHTCYSADGEIRPREIVSMAKKKGLKAIAITDHDTVDGLEEALQTGEEEEIEVIPGIEFDTKYKEENLHILGYYLDWHDNRLIEITKNIRDKQYQQAKERVKLLQEMDFAINWEDVEEEANIIPVGGIIAKVLLNNGLNDKDPRLEPYYNGQRSDQPYFNFYLDYFLPGKPASVPANMPDSRDIIALIKELNGIAVLAHPGSAINLDDNEEILYELIDSGLDGMEAYSTYHSIKENEEFAKWAANHQMLITAGSDFHGHLKPDIELGGIEKNNYSIVEEMKSKFLA
- a CDS encoding CcmD family protein — encoded protein: MDKLNYLFAGYLIIWIIIFGYTMLIGRKQKNLEEEVEFMKKNIEKMN
- the ccsA gene encoding cytochrome c biogenesis protein CcsA → MEILDRGNKYSNILGILSFIVTSIGLYMVFNYAPTEKVMGHIQRLFYFHVAAAWIAFFAFFVVFIASILYLKSRNTIWDILGLASAEIGVVFTTIVLITGPIWARPIWNAWWTWDPRLTTTLILWFIYIAYIIIRASADESEKKARFAAVFGIVGFIDVPIVFMSIRWWRTIHPQVLEGGSMNLAPPMLHTLLVSIAAFTLLYFYLLARRIKVEILGNKVKEMKDNLRGYQYN